aattcaagaattcatttggataattgactacttcatcttgatttaaaacaatatcaatcgatgtacatatacatatgttgtagcttctcctggcagtttttcttgaatggcaaaattgatttcgttgacgtgtacatttttcggtgccaatattgcgcgtttacttaaataatcgtggcgttgatagtgttgaacaatattcggaaatacactttcaatcaattctttttcgattgtaaatgagtacaaaagttgttcggcaatgtgatcaaaccggtatcatcgattggtattttgccttcgccaatgtccaacaactgcttcgaaaacgccgctgcggatcgatcattttgcaattggactcgcatgttgatggagtcagcctttgaacatttctccacaaaactgacgattttaaacatacgtttatttcgtcggcaggagttgatcgacgaatgactgacaaagtttgccgaaaatcgccggataataagattaatgctccgccaaaaatttgttacttttggcgtaaatcttgcattgttctattgaatgcttctaatgactttttgttagccattgggcactcatcccatagaactattccagctcctcgcaaaacttttgccattgttgaattcctcgatatgttaCACGTTGCTGTTTCAACGACTAACGACTTCTatgttcaacggtaatttcaacgcagaatgtgcagttcggccgccatcaagtagagtagcagcgatgtctgacgaagcaattgccagcgcaattttctgcttCTGCTTTtcaagaatcaaagagatcagaaacgttttccctgtaccaccgggcgcatcaagaaagtagaatccaccggcgttattgtcaaccgctcgtataatcttatcataagcatttttctgctgaatattcaatttggtaatgttagcttgtatgaaagcacgcaattcattgcaatcgtattgttgttcacgttgaagctcatggccaatgactgggcgcagtaatgccaagttgcgctaatgccttattcgcaattgtatggcacagatcttcaaccaatgtcaaagcagaattatacatttgtaatgtatatagcaagtctgcgtccgatgctcgattacgcgccaaaattaataagccctcggtcatgcagtctttgtacttattccgcagttattgcggatttgacggaaggcatgtagatattattatggcgaatagtacgcgtatttcTTTTGGATGAGATGGGAGTGATGCttcatgaagtgcggtgtcccaatgcatatcatcttctaacaaatgcaatcgctgacatgcttcacgatacgttgcacacaactgaccgtcaacagttttcatatcatcaaatgatcttggtccgcgcacgttgactaatagcagacgcaaataaaaacattcggcgttgttcggatggatggtgtaaatgcgtcttatggcatcggttttacgggcatttggataaccgtcaacacgctccccttgctttcgtcgatgaaatgttttcgatgatggattccaagtgaaatattgtggtatttcggaatatagcaatgttcttgcaaattcatcgttttcagacaactcgaaaaaggtaattagtgttgtccccggtggtcgtgctagagtattcatatttgaagtacataaataaaaatggaaaaattaacctaaaactacatcttaaactatgtattttacccacacacgcatatgcaataagacccaccaacagtgtatttgcgaaccgcatggaagcacttacgaaacaataacaatactaacttgctttgtgtgtgttgcacggtcagcagaaagcacaaaatcggttcgaataaatgtagcaaatcgatggaattaaatctggaaaaaacacacaatgttgaaacacttttttttacacacaccgcgcattttaaagcgacaatcgaaccgcatggcatcacatatgaaacaacaacaatactcactttctgtgttgtacgcagaatgttaatcacgttgaaatctgagaaaaatacacacaatgttgaaacattttttttgatacactcagtgcattcggaacacttacgttctgtatgtcttgttagcttgacagtcatccatagaaagaacgaatgacaggcaaaaacaatcaacatgcgatgtcaatgttttttattaattgtaaacatccgccagttgtttcgttttttgtttttttttttctttgcataacgtgcaatgatacacacattaaatttcttatgtgcaccctccaaacagaccccaatcacccctgaaaatttcattgaaatcgggcaagccgtctaggaggagtatgcgaacaggaagttttgccacttaattttatatacatatatagatggtacaaagatattaaaaaaatttacacctttttgtaaactttcttcagaattattattatttcttttttgatttaaaatataaaagtagtaatttgtttttaaatatttgttcttATAATAATTCCAGACtttaataattgtaattataatattaaaagagGCATGTAAAAAAATTCAGGTCGGTCTTTCAAAAACTAAGGGAGTATTTTGCGtgcatacagacagacagacggactcagctcatcatgctgatcatttatatacacattttataagATCTCAGATGCTTCTCTAATATAGTTTTGATATTGATCCACGATTAATATAATGCTTTTCACTCTTTACTTTCGACGTACAGCTTTTATTTTGATCACAAAGTACTACATTATACATCACTCTAGTTTGGATACGCCAGCTGCATTAAATGCTGAATTTGGTGTTTGGTGAGCTTGATTGGTTTAGAACATGATTTCCCGTCAAATTGGTTAAATTTTAATGcttgctttttaaatttaaaacattcagacgaaaaataaaaaattaaataaataaataaagataaatatacaGTAGAATCGCGAAAAAGTTAACCAAAATGTCCCAAAATTGTTTTACTATTCCgaaatatttacttttccaaagggttttcaaatttgaaaaaactcggAATTAAGCATAATTTTGGTGATATAATacgttaaatttatttacagaaCTCTCTTTTACTTGTAACAAAACAGAAACTTAGACTTAGTTTTTCacattatacatacacatgtacatattaatttgtATGGGCTGGTTTAAAGAAGCGGTCGAGacttatttgtttcttttcttttgtgtaATAGCTTCTGACAATTTTCGTAAGCATATTAATAGGATGTGATATCTGATTCGCATCTTGTTTTCATACCACTTTATCAAGGTATTCATGCATTCAACTGCTTTCGAAAAACTCACTTTCTGTTGTTGCATATTCTCCTCGATAACTGGTTCTTCAACTTCATTGTCAGACACTTCGAAATCTGCGTCATCTTCCTTATTTTGATCGTCGTTCCCACCTACCTTGCACGCTTCATTGCGCGAAATATCAGTTGTGAGTTCAAAGTGGTAAAGTGAGGATATCgcgtaaattatttaaaaatgactTCAATTCGAAAACGGCTTTGCTTGGgagacaaattaaaaataattgacgaCAATAAAAAGGGAAAACCGTGAAAGAAATCTCTTTGATGTATGGTATTCCAAAATCGAGTGtttgcacaattttaaaaaatttccggAAAGTGATAAGAAGTGTTAAAGGTACACATGCTGGCACATTGAGACGACAATCGTTAAAGAAAGGCGAATATCATAGGATGGAAAAGGCTTTATATAAGTGGTTTGTCTCCCAGCGTGAAAAGCACGTACCTATTaacagcaatattttaaaagcCAAAGTTGTGCAAATCCATAATACAaaatatcccaatgaaaattttaaggcAAGTAATGGTtggttttgtaaatttaaaaaaacggtttgggatccGAATTTTAAAAGAATCTGGCGAAAAACTGTCCTCCCAATCTGATTTAGTGGCACcgttcaaagaaaaattaaatgaaattattgtaaaaaatgacTTCAAGACTTAGATGCAGTTTTCAACGCTGATGAAACTGGACTTTACTGGAAGATGTTGCCGAACCAAACTCTAGGTTACGCTAATGAAGACAGAGCACCTGGCCGAAAGATATCCAAAGAACGAGTTACAATTCTTGCCTGCTCAAATGCAACGGGAACAATGAAATTAAAGCCTCTTGTAATAGGAAAATCAAAAAACCCTCGttcctttaaaaacaaaacacttgCGCACTCAAAATCCGCGTGGATGaatatcgaaatttttaaaaactagtttttttagtaaattcgTGCTTCAGGTTTGtatattacaacaattttaACTTCAATACTCCttaataatacttttaattatagGTTGAAGATTTTCTTGAAAGTCGAAATCTACCAAAGCGAGCAATATTACTCCTGGATAACGCTCCTATTCATCCACCAGAAGAAGATTTGGTGACTCCAGATGGAAAAATATGGACAGTGTTTATGCCACCGAATGTAACGGCTTTAATTCAACCGATGGACCAAAACGCGATTCGCCTCACCAAATTATTTTACCGAAATTCTTTACTGAGCAGTGTagtgcaaaaagaaaatataaacacaGTGTTAAAGGACCTCACCCTTTTCAATGCAGGTCAACTTATTGCTGCAGCTTGGGAAAAAGTTTCAGGGGTTGTTCTTCAGAAGTGTTGGAAAAacatttcaattaataaaaCCATACCTGACGATGAAGATGATGAGGACAATATACCTCTAGCAGATTTGTGATTTAGAGAAGACCTTTCTGTTATGGAGAGCACACTTTTTCTTATCCATACAATGTTTCCCCAGGTGCGGTTTAACTTATGCATttgtagaaataatttaaattaatattcaaataaaattttagacaaacTTCAACACAGATGATTTAGAAGCATGGAATAGTGTAGACAATGTACTTGTAGAAGAGAACCCGAGTGCTGAAAATGAACTAGCTATAGAAATTTCAGAAGTGGAGGAAGGTGGTACCGCTGCAGTCGTAGCTGTGCCGCCAATAAAGCATACTGATGCCATCGACTGCTTTGGGAAGTGTATCAAATGGTCTGAAGAAAACAACGTGGaacaggaaaaaatatttttattgaaaagccTACATCAAAAGGCACAGGATTTCAAAATTTCTCGCCCACAAAAGCAAATGAGCATAACGAATTTCTTTTCAGTTGAATAATGctcatatttttgttataaaattcaacttttattaattatactctcgcaacaaagttcctaaggagagtattatagttttgttcacataacggttgcttgtaagtcctaaaactaaaagagtcagatatagggttatatataccaaagtgatcagtgtgacgagtagagttgaaatccggatgtctgtctgtccgtctgtccgtccgtccgtccgtgcaagctgtaacttgagtaaaaattgagatatcatgatgaaacttggtacacgtatttcttggctccataagaaggttaagttcgaagatgggccaaatcagcccactgccacgcccacaaaatggcggaaaccgaaaacctataaagtgtcataactaagccataaataaagatattaaagtgaaatttggcacaaaggatcgcattagggagggtcatatttggacgtaatttttttggaaaagtgggcgtggccccgcccctcactaagttttttgtacatatctcggaaattactatagctatgtcaaccaaactctatagagtcatttccttcaagcatttccatatacatacagttcaaaaatggaagaaatcggataataaccacgcccacctcccatacaaaggttatgttgaaaatcactaaaagtgcgttaaccgactaacaaaaaatgtcagaaacactaaattttacggaagaaatggcagaaggaagctgcacccaggctttttttaaaattgaaaatgggcgagGCGTCGCcgacttatggaccaaaaaccatatctcaggaactactctaccgatttcaatgaaattcggtatataatatattcttaacaccctgatgtacgaaatatgggtgaaatcggtttacaaccacgccttcttccaatataacgctattttgaattccttctcatgccttctctgtataatatatacattaggaaccaatgatgatagcggaataaaactttacacaaatacggtatttgaaatatatgtaaatgacggattaTCAAATCTCGATAATACCGAACTTaacctttccttacttgttttattgtatgcattttccattgtatatgtatttatttcaacCAATGCTTATGAATTCATgaataaatagttatttttaaacatatatgtaccaatattaatttagttttcgTTTCCGATATAACGAATATTTCAGTTTAACGAACGGTCCCAAAATTATATCATTCGTTTTATTCGAGTACCACTGTATGTGAACCAACAACCATTAACCAAAACTAACGGTACGTGGACCCTTTAAATCGGTCGACTTAGCCGAAGATTTAACTTTTTCGCGAGTTAACTTTTGCGCGATTGTACTGTACTTATTCTTTTGCACTGTTATTTCGAATAATTCGGgctgtatttttattaaattttgtaaggaAATTTTAAACCATCGAGAGCTTATTTAATGTGGTTTTTATACACTTGGGGCCAAGTGGTAATTTAGTGAGCGCCTATGACATTATTCCCAGAAGTCAGCTTATATTTTACTCAGAATGTAATAATACGAACTTTTTTAGTTCGTAACCTGTGAATAATAATCAAATTCGTTGCTTTAATCGAAAAAAGGTCAATACCACTTACTATAGCAGTGTATATAGcaatttggtatatacatatatattgaagTGGAAATTAACAATCCTATTGTGGAAGGCTAGTGGTTTATAGTGGTCATAATTATTGTTTAGTATACTGAAAGAGGAAGGCTACAGAAATCGGTCTACTGAAAACGACGGACGACGATAACAATCTTCAGCTCATATTTTAGGTAATCGTTTGGaaagtatacaaaaaataatggcCTTCATTAGAATTGACAGATtcataaataagttaaaatttgtaattttttttgctagtAGTCTATTTTAAAAGAGTAAaaacatataattaaataaggTTTCGATTTGACTTGAGAGaagtttgaaaaaaacaatagttttaaatataaagtttgtttttgttgatccAGTTCTAACCCAAACATCTTGCGGTTACcatcattttaataaaaaaaatgttatcggAATAAttcttaaattaacaaaatggcggcaatAGACCTTaagtcgcggtgcaatcctcaagGCAATTTCTATACTATACTAGCCCACTACAATATGATAAGCAGGGCAACTCAAAAATTGCACTAAAAACTTCATTTTTGGCGCaataaaattgctccaaaaatttcgttttttgcaCTTAAAATTGCACTTTAAAAAAACCtcacaaaattgttttatgtaaattttgtttctataacatgtatataaaagagacaaaaaacttaaaagagtACGTATTCATAGTACCAAAGGTTTCTCTtgttgtaaaaaagaaaaataaacttaaacaaGTACTTATTCATAGTAGCACAGATTTTtcttgtgaatttaaaaatgaaatagaaatattttaattttttgacttattgtttgaataaatcacaagcatttgcattaaattacttaataaaaaactttgccGATTGTCGCGAAAAATAGATTTATACATCGAAAACGACCTTTCTTTTTCAACTGAAGTCAGGTGTGCGAATCTAAAAGCGCAAATGTCTGCAATGTCGTAATTTAACGTAGCACCAATCTTCTCTccagaaatttgatttgatatttcttttattactggaaaacctttgttttttgttaaaatcgaaTTAAATTTTCGTACTATAATATCGTTACCACTTTGTTGAAGTAATTCTTTGGCCTCCAATATTACTCTAAGACTCTATTACTTGAGATAGAAATTAATTTGAGGCGGACGTCATCATCGTTTAGAATATCAATGgcaatttgtataaattttgatttagttTTATCGAGCAACAAAAgtatgcttttaattttttcgaaatttttcgcaTAATAAAAAGCTTCCTCCAGCCAAGTACCCCATCGAGTCATAATAGGCTGTGGAAGCAATTCGAGCTCTGGCTCAGTGGCTTTgaaaatatgtactatttttggcgccttaacaaaatttttcttttggaCTGCTCTCGCGAATCTTTTCGCATACTCTGTGGAGGCCATGAATGAGACACGTCATCTTTGGATAGATAATCTTCAAAGCAGTCGCGGCTTTCACCATATACGGCGCAGCGTCTGTGAGAAATAAAAGAATACGAGTTTTGTCAAATTTTGGGTCCAACAATTTAATTGCATCGTCAAAACATCTAGCAATAGCAGCGTGATCGGGTTTCTTTAACTCTGCTACATGCAccgaaaaatgttttttggccTCTTCAGGATCCGTATCCAATATGCCACAGACGACGTTAGCAATGTATCTCCCAGACGAGTCGGTTGTCTCGTCAATCGATGTCCACAAATATTtgaatgcaaatgcaaatatcttatGGTTTCAAGAGTTTCGTTGTAAATTTCACCAACTATTCTGCGCATGGAGGTTTCAGAAGGAATAGTTAAatctacatattttcaaaaaaaactttttaggttttcattcattaatttataAAGTGGAATGTTCGATGCAACTAATGCTTTGCATAAATCTTGCGCGAACTGATGTTGATTGGAACTTGTGGTTTGAGTTAATAATGGCTGCGTACTTgttgatgattttttttccgCTTCACTATGTGCCAAACTTGCAACATGCGATTGCAAAGAGTATAATCTTTCTGACAACACAGACTTGTTGCAAGCTTTGCAAAACAATACGACGCCATCAGTTTTAAAAATAGGATATTTCGCGACATAAGAAGCTAATTTGTCcgtttttcgctgttttgcTTTCGGCATTATCTAAattatagaataaaa
The sequence above is drawn from the Bactrocera tryoni isolate S06 unplaced genomic scaffold, CSIRO_BtryS06_freeze2 scaffold_11, whole genome shotgun sequence genome and encodes:
- the LOC120779803 gene encoding uncharacterized protein LOC120779803, with translation MLFMKRIILLVISLGSMKQTINQPNIVVEDFLESRNLPKRAILLLDNAPIHPPEEDLVTPDGKIWTVFMPPNTNFNTDDLEAWNSVDNVLVEENPSAENELAIEISEVEEGGTAAVVAVPPIKHTDAIDCFGKCIKWSEENNVEQEKIFLLKSLHQKAQDFKISRPQKQMSITNFFSVE